The following nucleotide sequence is from Salvia miltiorrhiza cultivar Shanhuang (shh) chromosome 7, IMPLAD_Smil_shh, whole genome shotgun sequence.
ATCACACCTTGATCTACGTGAGAGACTCTTTCATTCCACaagttttgtgcttaattactTTTGTTTTCTCTCACTATGTCTAACCCAAACACACTTGAGCTCATAAAACAGATCTTGTTAAGCCCCCAATTTCAGGCAGCCATAGCCACCACCTCCACACCCACATTGCCGGCAAATCAGGAAGTTCAGGTATTGCCGACTCTGACTGCACCGGCGACAAACCCAGCGACAGAAAGTGTGCCGCCTCATCCACCAGTTATTCAGACACCGGAAGCCACCAAAGTAGTGCTCAATCCAACGCCTATCTCTTTCATTACCCCACCAGAAGCTGAAAAGTCCACGAGGGAGCATCCGATGAGAAAGAGGAAATCTTTGACTTTGCAGGCTCTTTTGCAGCACATCGAAGAACTGGAAAGCAGTCTTCTTCAGGCTCGCAAAGTCCATGGGGAGTCATCTTTCATCCTGAGCCAAGCCAAAGAGCAAGTGACAGCCCTCCTTTCTTCCCAAAAAGGGGGAGATTATGTTGCTGAAGATGCTGATGGAGCAGGGGACAAGGACAAGGAGTCTTTGAGTCAGGGGGAGTTTGTTTTTTGATGATGGATGGTTTAAAGTTTGTGTAGCTGTTCTCTTAAgcttgcaattttttttttttgggtgttGCTTGCTATAATGTTACATCTGCATGGGGAGATCACAGCAAGGGAGCAAGGGGGAGCAGCTTGTTGTTTTGGTTTTGTGAAGAAAGGCAAAAAAGGGGAGTTTGTTAGTGTCgattatttttagaattttgcTCTTTCTTCACATTGTGTTTGTAGGATATGACCAAGTCAAGGGTTGGAAGTCTTGAAGGTCGAAACAAGGAAAGGAAGGAACGTTCTCAGTTGAGAGAAAGAAGGAGCAAGAGAAgataaggagagagagagaggagttgtTGGAAGCTCCTAAATTCAAAGAAAGGAGTGGACAAAGTGGAGTGAATACAACAAACTTTCCAACGGCCACTTGTCCACTATCAAATCCCACGACTTCAACCTTGGGAATCAAGATTCGAAGCTTATAAATACAAGGGTGCAGTCTCAGATCAAGGCACGAACTCAGAGAGAAGAAATCAAACTTTTAGAGTGATCTGTGTTGGAGTGCTGTTTCTTGTGTTAGGACAACATTAGCTATAGCATTCTTTGTTTTATTGGATTTCGGAGTATAGCTCTTGAATCCAGTTTGTGTTTGTTAGTGAGAGTGTCTAGAGTTTAATACCTAGTTCATTGTAAAGGTATTGAACGTGAGTGTCATTCTCCCTTTAGTCATTTTGCTATAAGGCGTTCTTCAAGTTATTTTATAACTTGACgaaattttaccaaaaattGTGTTcgtttatttccgctgcaaagATTTACTCTGTGCTAGTTAGTGTGTTACTTAGCACAGAGTAAATctttgcagcggaaataaacgAACACaatttttggtaaaatttcGTCAAGTTATAAAATAACTTGAAGAACGCCTTATGGCAAAATGACTAAAGGAAGAATGACACTCATGTTCAATACCTTTACAATGAACTAGGTATTAAACTCTAGACACTCTCACTAACAAACACAAACTGGATTCAAGAGCTATACTCCGAAATCCAACAAGACAAAGAATGCTATAGCTAATGTTGTCCTAACACAAGAAACAACACTCCAACACAGATCACTCTAAAAGCTTGATTTCTTCTCTCTGAGTTCGTGCCTTGATCTGAGACTTCACCCTTGTATTTATAAGCTTCGAATCTTGATTCCCAAGGTTGAAGTCGTGGGATTTGATAGTGGACAAGTGGCCGTTGGAAAGTTTGTTGTATTTACTCCACTTTGTCCACTCCTTCCCTTGAATTTAGGAGCTTCCAACAActcctcctcctctctctctccttatcTTCTCTTGCTCCTTCTTTCTCTCAACTGAGAACGttccttcatttctttgtttcaAGCTTCAAGACTTCCAACCCTTGACTTGGTCATATCCTACAAACACAATGTGAAGAAAGAGCAAACTTCTAAAAATAATCGATACTAACAAACTCCCCCTTTTTGCCTTTGTTCACAAAACCAAAACAACAAGCTGCTCCCCCTTGCTCCCTTGTTGTGATCTCCCCCCGCAGATGTAACATTATAGCAAGCAacacccaaaataaaataaaaaaattgcaagCTTAAGAGAACAGCTACACAAACTCTAAACCATCCATCATCAAAAAACAAACTCCCCTGACTCAAAGACTCCTTGTCCTTGTCCCCTACTCCATCAGCATCTTCAGCAGCATAATCTCCCCCTTTTTGGGAAGAAAGGAGGGCTGTCACTTGCCCTTTGGCTTGGCTCAGGATGGAAGATGACTCCCCATGGACTTTGCGAGCCTGAAGAAGACTGCTTTCCAGTTCTTCGATGTGCTGCAAAAGAGCCTGCAAAGTCAAAGATTTCCTCTTTCTCGTCGGATGCTCCCTCGTGGACTTTTCGGCTTCTGGTGGGGTAATGAAAGAGATGGGCGTTGGATTGAGCACTACTTTGGTGGCTTCCGGTGTCTAAATAACTGGTGGACGAGGCGGCACACTTTCTGTCGCTGGGTTTGTCGCCGGTGCAGTCAGAGTCGGCAATACCTGAACTTCCTGATTTGTCGGCAATGTGGGTGTGGAGGTGGTGGCCATGGCTGCCTGAAATTGGGGGCTTAACAAGATCTATTTTATGAGCTCAAGTGTGTTTGAGTTAGACATAGTGAGAGAAAACAAAagtaattaagcacaaaacttGTGGAATCAAAGAGTCTCTCACGTAGATCAAGGTGTGATGATGAGGAGTGATGAAGATGATGTGATTTTCATGCAGtgaataaatacaaaaaaaatcagATCCAATCActcaaaaatcaaatctttcaaGTATATCTCCACCATTTaattcgaaaattagggtttggagGAGAtaagggtttagggtttagtttcaTCTACAAGAATTTTTCTTTTGAAC
It contains:
- the LOC130994730 gene encoding uncharacterized protein LOC130994730; this encodes MNACESPILLSPQFQAAIATTSTPTLPANQEVQVLPTLTAPATNPATESVPPHPPVIQTPEATKVVLNPTPISFITPPEAEKSTREHPMRKRKSLTLQALLQHIEELESSLLQARKVHGESSFILSQAKEQVTALLSSQKGGDYVAEDADGAGDKDKESLSQGEFVF